CCTGCCGGGTGTCAATGAGGCAAAGCTCCTGATGGGCGAAGTTGAGCCGGAGAAGATCGCTACATACTATTTGGACGGCGGCGCAAAGGCTGTGGTAGTAAAGCTGGGTGCCAAGGGCGCCTATTACGCCACCCGCGAAACCCAAGGCTATGTCCCCGGCTTTCATGTGGAGCACATTGTAGATACCGTCGGCGCCGGAGACGGTTTTGCCGCCGGCGTCCTCACCGGATTAGAGGAGGGTCTTTCTCTGGAAAAGGCTGTGCGCCGCGGCTGTGCCATCGGTGCCATTCAGCTGATGAGCAAGGGCGATAATGACGGCCTCCCCTCCCGGGAGGAGTTGGAGCGTTTTATGGCCGGAGAACCAACATGGAGAGTCATATGAGCGAGGTTATCCTTAAATTTCAACAGGCTGGCCTGGTGCCAGTCGTCGTGCTGGACACCCCAGAGCAGGCGGTCCCTCTGGCAAAAGCCCTGCTGGACGGGGGAATTGATGTTATGGAAGTCACCTATCGCACGGATGCAGCAGAGCAGGCTATCAGCCGCATCGCCCGGGAAGTCCCTGAGATGACTGTCGGAGCTGGTACCGTTTTAGATGCCGCCACCGCCGCGAATGCTCTGGCCGCTGGAGCCAAATTTCTAGTGAGCCCAGGTCTCTCCCTGGAGGAGGTTGCATACTGCCATGCACGCAGCGCTCCTCTCTTTCCTGGAATTGCCACCGCCAGCGAGCTGCAAGCTGCTGTCTGTGCCGGTTTAACCGCAGTGAAATTCTTTCCCGCCCAACAGTTGGGAGGCCCGGCCATAATCCAGGCACTTGGCGCCGCTTTCCCGAAAGTGCGGTTCATGCCTACCGGCGGCATTGGTTTGGAAAATCTGGAAAGCTACCTCTCTCTCCCCAATGTGTTTGCCTGCGGCGGAAGCTGGGTATGTCCCACCAGGCTGATTCGCAGCGGGGAATTCCAGGTGATTACCGCCCTTTGCCGAAATGCCCGGAAAGAGGTGGAGCGCATTCTGAGTAATTGTGCGTGAGTCCGCCATAGAAAGGAATCATATGAAGGTAAAAATCGCCTACTACCGGGAGGATCGCGAGATTGATATCCCGGAAAAAAACCTCATCGGCGTTCTCCGCCCGAAGGAGATTCAGCCCGCCGAGGACCTCACCGCCTGTATCAATCAAAATCTAGACGCTCCGATTGGAACAAAGCCTTTTGACAAACTATGTGCAGGGAAGAAAAACATCTGCATTCTTGTATGTGATCTGACTCGTCCAATGGAGACGGACCGTGTTCTTCCGATTCTGCTGGATAGAATTGAACGCAATGCTCCCGGCGCCAAGATTACGATTCTCATCGCGCTGGGGACACATCGCGGCCTGACGGATGAAGAGATTGATAAGCTCTGTGGGCCGGGCATTCGGGAGAAGTATTCTGTTATCAACCACGCCTTCGATGACCCGAATGCACTGGTGCAGGTCCCTTGCAGCGCCGAGGGTGTTCCGCCCGTATTTGTCAACAGGCTGCTGACGGAGTGCGACCTCCGCCTGGCTGTCGGCGCGGTCAAGCCCCACCCCATTTTTGGCTGGTCCGGCGGCGCAAAAATTGTCATCCCGGGAGTCGCCGGGTATGAAACAACGGGTTACAGCCACTGGCTGACTTGTCCTCACAAGGGGATCGAGGTTATGGGCAAGGAGGATAATCCCGTTCGTCTGCTTTATGAGTCCATTGTCACTAATGCCCATCTCATGGACTTTATCCTCAATGCCGTACTCACGGAGGACAGCAAAATCTCCGACGTGCGTTGTGGAGATGTGGTGAAAGCCCATCGTGCTGCTGTCAGCATTGCAAAAAAATACTATGTTTGTGATGTAGACGAGGCCGCAGATGCGATTATTGTCGGTGTCGGTAAATGGGCATCCGATTTGTGGGTCGGGTCCAACGCTGTGTATCAATCCGAATTTTACCTGCGCAGAGGCGGGACGATCGTGCTGCTGGGAAACTTCCCCGAGGGTATCAGCCCTGTCCACAAGGAAATTGCCCAATACGGCTACATGCCTTATGAGAGAGCACGCAAACTCATCGTCAAAGGCGGTCCGCTGGAGCACGATCTGTCCACAGCGTCGCATCTGGTTCATTTGGGCCGGGTTTTAGATGCCAGGCAGGCGGATTGCGTGCTGATCTCCAATGGCATCAGCCGCGAGGAGGCTCATCAGGTTGGCTTCCAATACTTAGATTCTCCCAACGAGATCATGGCCTATTTGAAGGAGAAATACGGGGAGCAGGTCCGCATCCTGGCAATCCCCGGCTATAATTCCACCCCTATTATCTCCAACACCCCTCAAAAGTAATTGAAAGGAGCTGGTAATATGAGCCAGAAAACCATGAAAGCCCTCGTGCTGGAAGAGGCCTTTCATCTAAACCTCAAAGATGTGCCATTGCCAGAAGTACCCCCAGGCTACGCCCGCGTCAAAATGCTGGCGATCAGTATTTGCGGCAGTGATATCCACGCCTATAGGGGCAACTCCCTGCTTTTAACCTATCCGAGGGTCCTCGGCCACGAGCTGTGCGGTGTCATTGACGAAATTAACGGTGCCCCTGGCGATCTGAAGGTCGGGGACCGAGTCAGTGTGTTTCCCTATCTTTCCTGCGGAAGCTGTGTCGCCTGCCGGCAGCACCGTGAGAACTGTTGTACCAGCCTCAAGGTACTGGGCGTCCATGTGGAAGGCGGTATCGCGGAATATGTCTCTGTTCCGATTGAAAATCTGCTCAAGGTTCCTGAGACAATGCCTCCCAAGGTTGCCGCACTGATCGAGCCGTTGTCTGTCAGCGCCCATGCCGTTCGTCGGGGCAAGGTCGCCGCCGGCGACCACGTCCTTGTGCTGGGCGCTGGTCCGATTGGTCTTGGCGTCGCAGAGGCCGCGAAGGCCGCCGGCGCCGATGTGCGGGTAGCAGATATCAGCGCCACTCGCCGGAATTTTGTGGCTGAGCGCTTCGGCCACGTTGTCATGGACCCCAGTGCGGCGGACTTTGACATGGAACTGCGGAAGTGGACCCATGAAGACTACCCAAATAAAGTGATCGATTCTACCGGAAGCAAGGCCTCCAACTCCACAGCAATCAATTATCTCGC
This genomic window from Pusillibacter faecalis contains:
- the eda gene encoding bifunctional 4-hydroxy-2-oxoglutarate aldolase/2-dehydro-3-deoxy-phosphogluconate aldolase, coding for MSEVILKFQQAGLVPVVVLDTPEQAVPLAKALLDGGIDVMEVTYRTDAAEQAISRIAREVPEMTVGAGTVLDAATAANALAAGAKFLVSPGLSLEEVAYCHARSAPLFPGIATASELQAAVCAGLTAVKFFPAQQLGGPAIIQALGAAFPKVRFMPTGGIGLENLESYLSLPNVFACGGSWVCPTRLIRSGEFQVITALCRNARKEVERILSNCA
- the larA gene encoding nickel-dependent lactate racemase, producing the protein MKVKIAYYREDREIDIPEKNLIGVLRPKEIQPAEDLTACINQNLDAPIGTKPFDKLCAGKKNICILVCDLTRPMETDRVLPILLDRIERNAPGAKITILIALGTHRGLTDEEIDKLCGPGIREKYSVINHAFDDPNALVQVPCSAEGVPPVFVNRLLTECDLRLAVGAVKPHPIFGWSGGAKIVIPGVAGYETTGYSHWLTCPHKGIEVMGKEDNPVRLLYESIVTNAHLMDFILNAVLTEDSKISDVRCGDVVKAHRAAVSIAKKYYVCDVDEAADAIIVGVGKWASDLWVGSNAVYQSEFYLRRGGTIVLLGNFPEGISPVHKEIAQYGYMPYERARKLIVKGGPLEHDLSTASHLVHLGRVLDARQADCVLISNGISREEAHQVGFQYLDSPNEIMAYLKEKYGEQVRILAIPGYNSTPIISNTPQK
- a CDS encoding alcohol dehydrogenase catalytic domain-containing protein, whose translation is MSQKTMKALVLEEAFHLNLKDVPLPEVPPGYARVKMLAISICGSDIHAYRGNSLLLTYPRVLGHELCGVIDEINGAPGDLKVGDRVSVFPYLSCGSCVACRQHRENCCTSLKVLGVHVEGGIAEYVSVPIENLLKVPETMPPKVAALIEPLSVSAHAVRRGKVAAGDHVLVLGAGPIGLGVAEAAKAAGADVRVADISATRRNFVAERFGHVVMDPSAADFDMELRKWTHEDYPNKVIDSTGSKASNSTAINYLAAAGDLIFVGLQSDTLGLSDPSFHIREATVYASRVAQMQDFRWVLDQIESGNIRAERMITDVSDFAHAKESFEEWVSRGGAVFKGIIEVE